In Bradyrhizobium paxllaeri, the genomic stretch CTGAGCATGTAGTTGATCGGCTTCAGGACATCGGAGGAGCGCGAGAGGGTTTCGCGCTCACGCAGCAACCAGGCGCGCATGTCATCGAGAAGCGGCTTGCTGTTTTCCTGGCGCACGGCGCGCCGCTCGTCGGCGCCACGGCCGTTGATGGCGCGCTCGATCTCGAACAACGCATCGAGGCGCTTGACCGCCTCCAGCGATCGGAGAGACCGGCTTGCCCTTCTTACCTTCCCGAGCATTTTTCTCGATGTCAGCCAGCTCGAAGAAGCCCCGCCGCGCATGGGCAAAGCAAAACGCCGGCGTCATCGGCAGCACTTTCCGCTGCGGGTCGAACAGCGGCTCGAAGCCGCTGTAACAGTCGCACTGCAGGATACCCGTGAAGGCGGCCAGATGCTTCTGGGGGTGCTCGCCTCGTCGGTCGCTCGAGGCGTAATAGACCGCCGCCGGCGGCGCAGGCCCGGCGAAGGGCCGGTCATCCCGCACATAAGTCCAGATCCGCCCGGTCGTGCACTTGCCCTTCGCCAGGATACGGATGGTGGTGTCATCGCCATGCAGGCGCTCGGCCGCGAGCACATGGCGTTCGATCAAGTGGAAGAGCGGCATGACGGCGAAGGTCCCGTGGCCGACCTGATCGGCCAGCGTCGACAACGGCAGGTCGATCCCTTCGGCCTTGAAGCGCGCACTCTGGCGGTTGAGCGGGATATGCATGCCGAACTTGTCGAACAGCATCGTCGCCAGCAATTGTGGGCCGATGAAGCCACGCGGCGTGGCATGAAACGGCGCCGGCGGCTGGCTGATCTTCTCGCAATCGCGGCAGGTAAATTTCTCCCGTACCGTCTCGATCAGCTTGAAGCGCCGCGGGATCTCCTCCAGCGTCCCGGTCACATCCTCACCGATCTTCGCCAGCCGCGATCCACCGCAGCAGGCACAGGTCGTTGGAGCTTCAATGACGACGCGCTCGCGTTCGATGTCATCCGGCCATGGCTTGCGCACCGGCCGCTTGCGCATGAAGGGGCGGACGTTCTGCGTCTTCGCCGCGGCGGCCTGCGCGGCAAGCTCATCCTCGCTCGCCGTGGTGACGAGCTCTTCCAGCTCCAGCTCCAGCTGCTCGAGCAGCCGTGCCGTGCGTTCGGAGCGTTGCCCGTACAGTTCGCGTTTCAGCTTCTCGATCCGCAGCTCGAGATGCGCGATCAGCGCCTCGGTATCCGACAGTTGCGCCTGCGCATTCGCGGCTTGCGCCTGCCAGTTGGCAGCCACCGCCTCAGCTCGCAGCCGTGCCTCACGCTCGGCCTGCAGCGCCGCCAGGGCACTGACGAGGTCCGATGGAAGATCGTCCGGCTTCGATATCATGAAGCCATTGAATCAGATCAAGCAGCAGATTCAAACCGTAAAAGCGGCTATCCGACCCGCGTCGGCCGATGGGTTTCTTGAGGGTTACGCCAATCGATCCCGGACAGCAGATAGCTCAACTGCGCCGGCGAGATCGTTACCGATTCTCCGGCAACCGATGGCCAGATGAACTTTCCTCTCTCGAGTCTTTTTGTGAACAAGCAGGCTCCCTGGCCATCGTGCCAGATCGCCTTCACAAGATCGCTGCGGCGACCGCGGAAGACGAACAGATGACCGCTGAGCGGGTCTTTGTGCAGCACCTCCTGCACTTGGAGTGCCAGCGACGGAAAGCCTCTGCGCATATCCGTGTAGCCTGTCGCGAGCCACACTCGCACATTCCCCGGTATCGCAATCATCGGCGTCCAAGCACATCGAGGACCCGCGCCAACGCCTCCGAATCGACGTGCGCATCCACCCGGATGCACCGTCGGTTGCCGAGATCGATCTCTATCAATCCAGTACGCGCGGCTGCCACGGAGCGAACTCGGCCATCAACCGTAGGCAAAAGCCTCGGAGTTTCCTCAGCCGATGCCGCTACGGCAGCGATCTGCACCGGCGTAAAAGATGGTACAACTTGTTCCGATGTCCGTGCTTGTCGACGCCAGGTAAACACCAAGCTGGCCGCTACTCCGTTGCGACGCGCAACCTCAGTCACCTTCGCGCCCGGCGCCAATGTCTCCTCGACAATCCGTGCCTTGTCGTCCTGCGACCAGCGCCGCCGCCGCTCCAGCCCACCCAAAACCTCGACCCGCATCGCCTGATGACCTTAAAGCTAGACTTAAGGCCACACGCTTCGCGAATTGCCACCCGTCACGCAAGACGGCCCCCGTCGGATGCGTACGGAGGTTGAGCGATCTCACGAGGTCCGCAGGCACATGGGCGCGGTGAGTGCAGGACCAGTCGAGCCGCATTTCAAGCGCGGCAGGATGAGACGAGAAGGTTCTCAGCCTAAGCGAATGACAATCTAAGAGGTGCTTAGTCGACCTTGAAAGGATTGGCTGAAACGGTTCAACTAGAAGCTAGACGGCACCTATATCGGCGACTTCCTGATCGGGTCTGATCTGAGCCTCGCGCGCGCTTGCGAGAAGGATACGATCCCATCCTTGGTCAGTTCGCCGAAATTCCGGACCCCCCTTGGATCGCCGAAGTCGCCGCCGGCTCTCCGGAGCGGCCAAGGGCGACGCCGCTGACATCGTTAGGCTTACGAGGCCTCTGCACGCATGACGGCGCTCTAAGGGCTCGATCGCTTCACCGGGCGCGATCTGTCGTCAGAACTGAGGCACGCGCACCATTGCTTCCATCAGAGGATAGTCCGCATCGGGAATTGCTGTCACGAACGCGAGCGAAAAGCATCCATCGCGTGGGCCAATAGTATGCCGATACTCAAAAGAACAAGAATCCCGACAAGAGCCGAATACATACGCCATCTCCATCGCTCACTTCCTTTGAACTGCGCGACCGCTTACACGTCAAATTAATTCCTGAGCACGAAGTGGGATCGCAGCCAACTGATGAGTCTAAGCCACACGGCTAGCTGGCAACATGTGGAACGACCAAAGATAGACGTTGCAAGACCCAGCTGTTCTGTTCGAAACCGACATGATAGGCGTAGCGCGGGTGACCGAAAAACGCGTGTGGTTAATGTACAGCGGTCCAGGTTTCTGCGTGGGAATGTCCGAAACGAACGCTCCGGCCCTTAAGCCTGCAGCATCTGCGCGCAAGAATTGGGGCGTCCTGATGAACTTTTCAAGCTCGAAAGATGAGAGCCACCGTCTCTTTGGGAAAGTGTGCGGCGGCAAGTGTTGGCCGGTCGCACGAACGCCGGACGTTGCCGCTTTGTTGGTAACAATCTGCGCACCTATGCTGAATTGCTTCGTTCGGAAATGGACCGGCGCGAGCTGAAGTACACCCCGATGAGCTCGCCGTCTGGCGAGGTCCGGATCGATTTGAGCTAACCTCATCACGCTTTAGATTAGTCCGTCCGCGCCTTTGCTCCACGGCTTCTTCAGCCCCCCTTCGCGGGGCGTCGTTGCACTTCGCTAACACTTCACCCTCATGCGGTTGGGTAGAGGACTTCCACTTGCAGGCAGTCGTTCATACTCGGCACCTGATGAGAAGCCGCCCGGCAAGCCGGCGGTTTCTTCCCCTCGTCTCACGGACAACCTTTTAGACGTTATTCCGGGGCGCTCATGAAGCGAGCGAACCGGCAATCCAGAGACGGCGGGAGATTTCCGGGTGCGCAGTCGAAATCGGCTGCCGCCGACTTGCACCATTAAGACCCGCGAATCCGGTTACACCCGAGTTCGACTTGTCCTGGAATGACGGATAGAAATGGGCCGCCTACCCCGTCGTGCTCGAGGTCTCGCCGTCGGTAGGATCGATTTTCTGGTTAAGCCGCGCATGCAGCGTGGCTTGGTCGAGTTCGCCTTCCCACCAGGCCACGAACACCGCGGCAATACCGTTGCCGATGATATTAGTAAGGGCGCGTACCTCGCTCATAAATTTGTCGATCGAGAACACGATTGCCATACCCGGCACCAGCACCGGATTAACCACTGAAAGCGTCGCCGCGAGCGTGATGAAGCCGGCCCCGGTGATACCACTTGCGCCTTTCGAGGTCAGCATCGCCACGACGAGAATGGTCAGTTGCTGGCCGAAGCTGAGATTCACCCCGAGCGCCTGAGCGATAAACAGCGTTGCCAAGGTCATGTAGATGTTGGTGCCGTCGAGGTTGAAGGAGTAGCCGGTAGGTACCACGAGACCGACCACGGGCTTGGAGCAGCCCAGCCGCTCGAGCTTTGTCATCAACTGCGGCAGCGCACTTTCCGAGGACGAGGTGCCGAGCACGAGCAAGAGCTCATCCTTGATATAGGCGATAAACTTGAAGATCGGAAAGCCAACGAAGCGCGCGATCAGGCCGAGCACGACCACCACGAACAGCGCGGCCGTAGCATAGAACAGCGCGACGAGACCGATCAGATTGCCGAGCGCCGCTGGTCCGAACTTACCGATCGTGAATGCCATGGCGCCGAATGCGCCGATCGGCGCTGCCTTCATGATAATGGCGATGACGCCGAACACCGCGTGCGCCGCGTCGTCGATCATGCCACGCAACTTTGCACCGCGCTCACCCAGCGCCATCAGCGAGAAGCCGAACAGGATCGCAAACAAGAGCACCTGCAGGATGTCGCCGCGCGCGAGCGCGCCGACCACGGTTTCGGGAATGATATTGAGAATGAAATCGACGCTTTTCGAGGCTTCCGCCTGCTTCACGTAGTTGGCGACGGCTGCGGCATCGGGCTTGGCCGCAAGGCCGTGGCCGATCTGAAAAAGATTGCCCATCACTAGGCCGAGCACCAAGGCAAAGGTGGAGACGATCTCGAAATAGACCAGCGCCTTGAGGCCGACCCGGCCAACCTTTTTCGCATCCTGGATGTGCGCGATGCCCGAGACTACGGTGCAGAAGATGATCGGCGCGATCACCATCTTTATTAGCTTAATGAAGCCGTCACCGAGCGCCTTGACCCAGTCGTTGGTGGCGAGCGACGGCCACAGCCAACCGACGAGGACGCCAATCAGAATCGCGATCAGCACCTGAACGTAGAGGATTTTGTACCAAGTTCGCGACACCCGCGCGGGCGCCGCAGTTGCGATGGTGGTCATGACGCTCCTTCCCATACGAACTCGAACACCGAGCCCTCGCGCGTTGAGAGGCGACGGCATCAGACGAGCCTTCCATGCCAGCCGTGTCCTATTGAAGACGGCGATGTCGGAAACCCGACAGCCTGCAGCGTGATTCCAAAGGCAGGCTGGCTGTTACGTGTGTTTTCTCTCGTTAAGCAAGACGCGCACCAAGCGCGAAGCCCTGCGGCCGTTCGACCCGCTAGACGGTGAACCGAAACTCTCCTGACTAGCTTGGCCGAATGCCAGAACCGTTCGTGCCGTCGAAGGCAGAGGCGTTGTTCAGCGCCAGGCGCAGCTTGCGCTGGCGCAGCACATTGGACGTGGCGTCGAGATCGACGAGCTGCTTGCGGTCGATGTCCTGCTCCGATCGCGCTTTGAAGTCGGCGGCGATCCTGACCTTCAGCTCGTAAAGCTCGGAATTGACAATCTGGCCGATGGCGGAGCGGCTTTCGCGCATCTCTTTCCAGCTGGCGGCGGCGCAGGTGCCTAGGCCGCACAGCCCGCGCATTCCGGTAATGACGACGCGCCTGTTCATTCAGGCCTTCTTAGCGAGCAGGCCGTGGACAGCTTGAACCGTGGCGCCGATATGGTTGAGATTTCGACCAGGCATCGTCCGTGTTCGTCTCGATCTGCATGCAGCTGGACTGCTTCAGGTCGTAGATGAGGTTCGTCAACTCTGCGAATGAGGCCACACAAGGTAAGTTCCGCGGCGAGCGTTATCTCGCCGCCGCCCGCTGCGTATTCCTTGGTTTTGGCGATGATTTCCTTCGCGAGTGTGATCTGCCATTCTGTTGCTTCCATCAGGCGCCTCGACGCCAACGCGACGCCGTTCCTCAGCCGAGCCGCGTCGCGCGACAAAAGAAGTCACGTGATCAGAGCGCGTCAGGTGCTGCTGCCAATGCAACATTCCGCAACATTGGTAAAATTGATTTTTTGGATGGTAGGCATCCACGCTGCGTATGAACTCCTCGCGCAAAACAAGAAAGTCGCACCCTGGCCGTCCTCTACTGAGTCCCGGCCCCTTTCGGGATGCGGGTCGCCCCCCGGTTTGTCTCCAGCCATCGAGGCCGCGATGGGCGCAGCCTTGAAAACTGAAAAAAGGACACGACAAAGGCGACCGTCGGCACCTTCACCGCGAACGGCAACGACTTTTCCGGCTCGATTCGCACCTCGCTCTCAACGCCGGCCAAACTGGTCCGCGTCGAGCCCCCCTCTGAAGGGTCGCACTTCCGCATCTTCGGGCCTAGTGTCGAGCTAGGCGCGCCCTTGGCAGAAGACCGCCAAGGACACGGAGCGTGCCTATCTCTCCG encodes the following:
- the tnpC gene encoding IS66 family transposase (programmed frameshift) — its product is MISKPDDLPSDLVSALAALQAEREARLRAEAVAANWQAQAANAQAQLSDTEALIAHLELRIEKLKRELYGQRSERTARLLEQLELELEELVTTASEDELAAQAAAAKTQNVRPFMRKRPVRKPWPDDIERERVVIEAPTTCACCGGSRLAKIGEDVTGTLEEIPRRFKLIETVREKFTCRDCEKISQPPAPFHATPRGFIGPQLLATMLFDKFGMHIPLNRQSARFKAEGIDLPLSTLADQVGHGTFAVMPLFHLIERHVLAAERLHGDDTTIRILAKGKCTTGRIWTYVRDDRPFAGPAPPAAVYYASSDRRGEHPQKHLAAFTGILQCDCYSGFEPLFDPQRKVLPMTPAFCFAHARRGFFELADIEKNAREGKKGKPVSPIALEAVKRLDALFEIERAINGRGADERRAVRQENSKPLLDDMRAWLLRERETLSRSSDVLKPINYMLRRWDDFASFLDDGRICLTNNCAERALRGIALGRRNWTFAGSQRGANRAAIMLTMITTCRLNDVDPKAWLADVLARIADLPASRLHELLPWEWKLLRQAAGQQAA
- the tnpA gene encoding IS66-like element accessory protein TnpA; the protein is MRVEVLGGLERRRRWSQDDKARIVEETLAPGAKVTEVARRNGVAASLVFTWRRQARTSEQVVPSFTPVQIAAVAASAEETPRLLPTVDGRVRSVAAARTGLIEIDLGNRRCIRVDAHVDSEALARVLDVLGRR
- a CDS encoding beta-ketoacyl synthase N-terminal-like domain-containing protein, with protein sequence MNRRVVITGMRGLCGLGTCAAASWKEMRESRSAIGQIVNSELYELKVRIAADFKARSEQDIDRKQLVDLDATSNVLRQRKLRLALNNASAFDGTNGSGIRPS
- the dctA gene encoding C4-dicarboxylate transporter DctA is translated as MTTIATAAPARVSRTWYKILYVQVLIAILIGVLVGWLWPSLATNDWVKALGDGFIKLIKMVIAPIIFCTVVSGIAHIQDAKKVGRVGLKALVYFEIVSTFALVLGLVMGNLFQIGHGLAAKPDAAAVANYVKQAEASKSVDFILNIIPETVVGALARGDILQVLLFAILFGFSLMALGERGAKLRGMIDDAAHAVFGVIAIIMKAAPIGAFGAMAFTIGKFGPAALGNLIGLVALFYATAALFVVVVLGLIARFVGFPIFKFIAYIKDELLLVLGTSSSESALPQLMTKLERLGCSKPVVGLVVPTGYSFNLDGTNIYMTLATLFIAQALGVNLSFGQQLTILVVAMLTSKGASGITGAGFITLAATLSVVNPVLVPGMAIVFSIDKFMSEVRALTNIIGNGIAAVFVAWWEGELDQATLHARLNQKIDPTDGETSSTTG
- the tnpB gene encoding IS66 family insertion sequence element accessory protein TnpB (TnpB, as the term is used for proteins encoded by IS66 family insertion elements, is considered an accessory protein, since TnpC, encoded by a neighboring gene, is a DDE family transposase.), translating into MWLATGYTDMRRGFPSLALQVQEVLHKDPLSGHLFVFRGRRSDLVKAIWHDGQGACLFTKRLERGKFIWPSVAGESVTISPAQLSYLLSGIDWRNPQETHRPTRVG